caggagatcaagatcatattggctaacatggtcaaaccctgtctctactaaaaatatgaaaaaattagccgggcatggtggcacgcgcctgtagtcccagctacttgggaagctgatgcaggagaatcgcttgaacccgggaggcagaggttgcagtgagccgagatcgtgccactgcactccagcctgggcaatggagggagactccatctcaaaaaaaaaaagaaaagaaaaagaaaacaaatcttgcAGGCTCCCTGGCCTCTCCATAGGACCAGAACCCCACCCCTTTCGGCCCAGAAACCCAATTGGTTCCCCCAGAAAATAGGTAGAAGTCAGACTCAcgttaaaaaaagttttatttaggGAGCTCCAGGGAATGCGGTGGGAAAGGAGAGGTGCAGTGTCATTGCCGCCCTCTCCTCCCACCTAGTGCATTAATAGTGGATGGGAGCATCTGACAGAAGTGAGATCAGGCAGTGGGTGTCTGCACCCCACAGCGCATGTTGGCTGGAACAGCAAAGtctgaaaggaagaaatcaaggtTAAAACTAAGGGGCCTAGGTAGAGTTCCAGGCCCCACTGGAGACCCAGAAATCCTAGGAACCTTTCCTCTTCAGGAAACTAGAGTTTTGGTCCTGAGCCCACTCcttccctcagacccaggagtccagtaccccagcccctcctccctcagacccaggagtccagacccccagcccctcttccctcagacccaggagcccagacccccagcccctcctccctcagacccaggagtccagtcccccagcccttccttcctcagacccaggagtccagtcccccagcccctcctccctcagacccaggagtccagtcccccagcccctcctccctcagactcaggagttcagacccccagcccctcctccctcagacccaggagtccaggcccccagcccctcctccctcagacccaggagcccaggtccccagtccctcctccctcagacccaggagtccaggcccccagctcctcctcccccagtccctcctccctcagacccaggagcccaggtccccagtccctcctccctcagatccaggagtccaggcccccagttcctcctccctcagacccaggagtccaggcccccagttcttcctccctcagacccaggagcccaggcccccagcccagcccctcctccttcagacccaggagtccaggcccccagctcctcctccctcagacccaggaccccaggcccccagcccctcctccctcagactcaggagcccaggcccccagcccagcccctacTCCCTCAGagccaggagtccaggcccccagcccctactgcctcagacccaggagtccagtcccccagcccctcctcccttagacccaggagtccaggcccccagcctctcctccctcagacccaggagtccaggcccccagcccctcctccctcagacccaggagtccaggcccccagcccctcctctctcagacccaggagtccaagaccccagcccctcctctctcaGACCCAGAAGTCCAGGTCCCCAGCTGCTCACCTATCTGCTGAGGTTTAGGCAAGTTCAGGTTGCCCATGATTTTGACAAACTCCTCACAGCTGAGGGTGAGCCGAGGGTTCAGAGTCCTCTCCTCCTCCACGGTGGACACTGTGAACCCTAGGGgccaagggaggggaaggaaagtcAAGGAGTCTAGTGCCTCAGGCCTCTCAGAACTACATTCCCCAGGAGGCCTTGGGTGCCTCTCTGGCAGGGGCTCTTCCCAGAATATTCCTAAAATTGCTTTCCCTCCTCCATGGACACTATGGGAAATTTAGTTTTCCCCCAGTTCCCTAAGCTCCACAAGTAAGGCCCAGGAAAACCCATGCCCTGCAGAATTCTAGGCATCTGGCAGTCACATAGTTTCTACATCCACACACAGCAGGCTCAAGcactttatctctttttttttttttttttttgagacaggggcttgctgtgtcacccaggctggaatatagtggtacaatcatagctcactgcagcctcaacctcccaggctcaagcaatccttctaccacagcctcccaagtagctggcagcatgccaccatgcctggctaatttcttgtattttgtagaggcagggttttgccatgttactccagctggtctcgaactcactcctgggctcaaatgagcctcctgccttggcctcccaaagtgctaggattacaagtgtgagcccccTTGCCCAGCCTcaaacacttaattttttttggccAGAGAAATTTCTGAGACTGGTCGTCTTCATGCCCTACAAGGATTACAGAGATTTACACTCCACTTTCAAAGTTATGTACGCCccacacctcttccaggaagccctcaCCATGGTAATCGTGAGCAGGGTAGATCAGACAGTCTCCTGGAAGTGTGAAGATCTTTTCATGGACCGAGTGGTACAAGGTCTTGGCACAGCCTGGGGAAGGAAAGATCAGAGGTCAGTGGATCAACAGGACAGAAGACTCTAACCCCTTCCTTCAAGAAAAGGGTAGGAGGATAAAATCACTATAGCTAAACCCTCTCCTTCGTGTCCTGCCAATATCCCTTTGTCTAAGTAGAGAACAGGGAAAGGCATTCTAGGCAGATGGAACAGCATATACAAAGAATTGAGGAATGTCAAGAAATTCAGCATGGCTGTAAATAGGGTTGGAATGACACCGTGAAGCACCAAAGAGTGTCATTTGTGACCTTGGCTGTCACCCAGGGGATGTCAAGTAAGGGTTCTGAACAAGGAAGGTGGACTAGAAGGTAAGAAACTGAAGacaaagccaggtgcagtggctcatgcctgtaatcctagcactttgggaggctgaggtgggtggactacctgaggtcaggagttcgagaccagcctggccaacatgacaaaaccctgtctctactaaaaatacaaaaattagccaggcatggtgacccatgcctgtaatcccagctatttgggaggctgaggcaggagaattgcttgaacccaggaggcggaggttgcagtgagccaagatcacaccactgccctccagcctgggagatagagcgcggctctgtctcaagaaaaaaaaaaaaaaggctgggcgcggtggctcacgcctgtaatcccagcactttgggaggccgaggtgggtgaatcacaaagtcaggagatcgagaccatcctggctaacatggtaaaaccctgtctctactaaaaatacaaaaaaattagcctggcgtgatggcgggcgcctgtagtcccagctactcgggaggctgaggcaggagaatggcgtgaacccaggaggcagagcttgcagtgagccaagattgcaccactgcactccagcctgggcgacagagcgagactccgtctcaaaaaaaagaagaagaagaagaaagaaactgcagACATGAGGACATGAGGCCCAGGAGGAGAGTGTGAAGCCATGGTCCCCACAAGCAGCTCTGAGTCCTAAGTAGGGGGCAAACCTCTATTCCACCTTGCATTTCGGCCTAAATCCTTCAGCTTCCTGACTGTACTGTGAATGGATAAATGGGAGATTGGGAGCCttggagagaaaaagacagagactgaGATGCAGAGataaggagagagggaagagggaggaagaggcctGGGGATGTGGCTTCCACGGCCATCTCATCATGGCTTCTGTCTTTCCCTCTCATCCAGCCTCACCTCTCCCCACAAGACAGCTAAATTCCAGGCCTAGTGTTAAccccacattcacacacatgctcaAAGGATGGCCCAACCCTGAGATTCTGAAACTATACTCGCTTTCTACAGGGAAGCTCCTAAATCTAACTGCCCCTAGCAGCTAGACTCCAAATGGATCATTCATTGCTCCCTGGCAATTAAACCGCTGGCTTTAACaacttctttttttatcttttttttttttttttttgagatgaagtctcactctgtcacccaggctggagtgcagtggcgcaatcttggctcactgcaacctccgcctcctgggttcaagtaaatctctgcctcagcctcccgagtagctgggactacaggcacccaccaccatggccagctaatttttgtatttttagtagagacggggtttcaccatcttggccaggctggtcttgaactcctgacctcatgatccacctgcctcggcctcccaaagtgctgggattataggcgtgagccaccatgcccagccctttgttttttttttttttttagctatattTGTTTCttagagagggagtctcactatgttgcccaagctgggctcAAATAGGTAACTAACACACCCCTGAATCTAACTGTCCCCCAACAGCTAAGCCCCTGAATCTAACTCTTCCCATACTCTAGCATGGGGGTCCTTAACCCTGGGTACCGGTCCGtggtctgttaggaactgggctgtgCAGAAGGTGGTGAGCGGTGGgtgagtgagcaaagcttcatctgtagttacagccactccccatcactcccgttaccacctgagctctgcctcctgtcagatccgcagcagcattagattctcataggagcacaaactctATTgcgaactgcacatgcgagggatctaggttgcgttctccttatgagaatctaatgcctgatgatctgtcactatctTCCGTCTCTCCCAGATgtgaccatctagttgcaggaaaacaagttcagggctcccactgattctacatgatggtgagttacataattatttcattatctattgcaatgtaataataaagtgcacaataaatgtaatgcatttgAATCCCCGAAACTATGCCCTGCcatggtccatggaaaaattgtcttccacgaaaccggtccctggtgccaaaaaggttggggaccactgttctaGCAGGTAAACTCCTTGAATTTAATACTGAAGCCCCCTAAAAGTCTAatgtccatccattcattcttgTAACAGATACTTCAACACTTGACACACACGTAACTATATGAAGATCTTGGGCTGGATAAAGGAGCTGGTCACCTTGCTGGAAGTCTGTCCGCCCACACCCACGGATCAACAGGGCATCTCCAGTGAAGGCCATGCTGTGGTCATTCAGGACGAAGGTGACACAGCCTGGGGTGTGGCCAGGGCTGGCCCTGGTCTCCAACGCCTGGCAGGGGTGGAAGAGTACAGAGATAGTCACCAAGAAGCCTTCTAGATGAAACTGGCCCCCAAAGCCCCACCCTACCCCAGGGTCTTATCTAGATAAACATTTTGGTAAAAAATGTAGATTCCCAGGCTGTAATCTTATATTATCAGAGTAAACTCCaagtggattaaagatttaaatgcatgaaaaataaaaccGCAAAGCTGTgacacacaacaacaaaaatacaaataatatctGACCTCTGGTTaggaaggtgatatggtttggctgtgtccccacccaaatctcatcttgaattgtagctcccataatcctcatatgtcatgggagggaccaggcaggaggtaattgaataatgggggcaggtttttcccatgctgtctCGTGAtgatgaataagtctcacgagatctgatggttttataaagggcagttcccctgcacactctctcttgcctgctgccatgtaagacaggtctttgctcctccttcgccttccaccatgattgtgaggcctccccagccatgtggaactatgagtccattaaacctctttttctttataaatgacccagtcttagggatgtctttattagcagcatgagaaaagactaatacagtaaattggtaccagtaaagtggggtgctgctataaggagATGTGAAAatgtgactttggaactgggtaacaagcagaggtttgaacagtttggaaggctcagaagaagacagaaaaatgtgggaaagtttggaacttcctagagacttgttgagtggctttgaccAATATGCCGagagtgatatgaacaatgaagtccaggctgacaTGGTCTtacatggagatgaggaactttttgggaactggggtaaaggtcacttttgttatgtgttagcaaagagactggcagcattttgcccctgccctagagatctgtggaactttgaacttgagagagatgacttagggtacctagtagaagaaatttctcagcaggaaagcattcaagaggtgacttgagtgctgttaaaagcattcaagaggtgacttgagtgctgttaaaagcattcacttcagttttatgtattcacaatgatatggtttggaattggaacctatgtttaaaagggaaatagagcataaatgtttggaaaatttgcagcctgacaatgtgatagaaaaaaaaacccattttctgaggaaaaattcaagcctgctgcagaaatttgtataagtaacgaggagccaaatgttaatcaccaagacaatgggaaaaatgtctccagggcatgtcagaggttttcacagcagcctctcccaACACAGGTCCAAAGGACTaggaga
The DNA window shown above is from Homo sapiens chromosome 19, GRCh38.p14 Primary Assembly and carries:
- the ETHE1 gene encoding persulfide dioxygenase ETHE1, mitochondrial isoform X1 — encoded protein: MFEPVSCTFTYLLGDRESREAVLIDPVLETAPRDAQLIKELGLRLLYAVNTHCHADHITGSGLLRSLLPGCQSVISRLSGAQADLHIEDGDSIRFGRFALETRASPGHTPGCVTFVLNDHSMAFTGDALLIRGCGRTDFQQGCAKTLYHSVHEKIFTLPGDCLIYPAHDYHGFTVSTVEEERTLNPRLTLSCEEFVKIMGNLNLPKPQQIDFAVPANMRCGVQTPTA
- the ETHE1 gene encoding persulfide dioxygenase ETHE1, mitochondrial isoform 3 (isoform 3 is encoded by transcript variant 3), with protein sequence MLALETRASPGHTPGCVTFVLNDHSMAFTGDALLIRGCGRTDFQQGCAKTLYHSVHEKIFTLPGDCLIYPAHDYHGFTVSTVEEERTLNPRLTLSCEEFVKIMGNLNLPKPQQIDFAVPANMRCGVQTPTA
- the ETHE1 gene encoding persulfide dioxygenase ETHE1, mitochondrial isoform 1 (isoform 1 is encoded by transcript variant 1), with the translated sequence MAEAVLRVARRQLSQRGGSGAPILLRQMFEPVSCTFTYLLGDRESREAVLIDPVLETAPRDAQLIKELGLRLLYAVNTHCHADHITGSGLLRSLLPGCQSVISRLSGAQADLHIEDGDSIRFGRFALETRASPGHTPGCVTFVLNDHSMAFTGDALLIRGCGRTDFQQGCAKTLYHSVHEKIFTLPGDCLIYPAHDYHGFTVSTVEEERTLNPRLTLSCEEFVKIMGNLNLPKPQQIDFAVPANMRCGVQTPTA
- the ETHE1 gene encoding persulfide dioxygenase ETHE1, mitochondrial isoform 2 (isoform 2 is encoded by transcript variant 2), yielding MAEAVLRVARRQLSQRGGSGAPILLRQMFEPVSCTFTYLLGDRESREAVLIDPVLETAPRDAQLIKELGLRLLYAGSGLLRSLLPGCQSVISRLSGAQADLHIEDGDSIRFGRFALETRASPGHTPGCVTFVLNDHSMAFTGDALLIRGCGRTDFQQGCAKTLYHSVHEKIFTLPGDCLIYPAHDYHGFTVSTVEEERTLNPRLTLSCEEFVKIMGNLNLPKPQQIDFAVPANMRCGVQTPTA
- the ETHE1 gene encoding persulfide dioxygenase ETHE1, mitochondrial isoform 4 (isoform 4 is encoded by transcript variant 4), translating into MAEAVLRVARRQLSQRGGSGAPILLRQALETRASPGHTPGCVTFVLNDHSMAFTGDALLIRGCGRTDFQQGCAKTLYHSVHEKIFTLPGDCLIYPAHDYHGFTVSTVEEERTLNPRLTLSCEEFVKIMGNLNLPKPQQIDFAVPANMRCGVQTPTA